In Eschrichtius robustus isolate mEscRob2 chromosome 2, mEscRob2.pri, whole genome shotgun sequence, a single window of DNA contains:
- the LOC137760200 gene encoding LOW QUALITY PROTEIN: heterogeneous nuclear ribonucleoproteins A2/B1-like (The sequence of the model RefSeq protein was modified relative to this genomic sequence to represent the inferred CDS: deleted 1 base in 1 codon) → MEREKEQIRKLFIGGLSFETTEESLKNYCEQWGKLTDCVVMRDPASKRSRGFGFVTFSSMAETDAAMAARPHSTDGRAVEPKRAVARGESGKPGAHVTVKKLFVGGIKEDTEEYHLRDYFEAYGQIDTIEIITDRQSGKKRGFGFVTFDKYDPVDKTTVLQKYHTINGRNAEVRKALSRQEMQEFQSSRSGRGGHFGFGDSCGAGGNFGPGSNLRGGPDGYGSGPGFRDGYPGYGGRPGGGNFGGGPGYGGGGGEYGGRGSGSGNQGGSSWGGCGIYGGRNCGSGNDNDFGNYNQQPSNYGPMKSGNFGGSRNMGGPYGGRNYGPGSSEGSGGYGGRSRY, encoded by the exons atggagagagaaaaggaacaaaTCCGTAAACTCTTTATTGGTGGCCTGAGCTTTGAAACTACAGAAGAAAGTTTGAAGAACTACTGCGAACAATGGGGAAAACTTACAGATTGTGTGGTAATGAGGGATCCTGCAAGCAAAAGATCAAGAGGATTTGGTTTTGTAACTTTTTCATCCATGGCTGAGACTGATGCTGCCATGGCTGCCAGACCTCATTCAACTGATGGGAGAGCGGTTGAGCCAAAACGTGCTGTT GCAAGAGGGGAATCTGGAAAGCCAGGGGCTCATGTCACTGTGAAGAAGCTGTTTGTAGGTGGAATTAAAGAAGATACTGAGGAATATCATCTTAGAGATTACTTTGAGGCATATGGACAAATTGATACCATTGAGATAATTACTGATAGGCAGTCTGGAAAGAAAAGAGGCTTTGGGTTTGTTACTTTTGATAAGTATGATCCTGTGGATAAGACT actgtgtTGCAGAAATACCATACCATCAATGGTCGTAATGCAGAAGTAAGAAAGGCTTTGTCTAGACAAGAAATGCAGGAATTCCAAAGTTCTAGAAGTGGAAGAGGAGGCCACTTTGGTTTTGGAGATTCTTGCGGTGCTGGTGGCAATTTTGGACCAGGAAGTAACTTAAGAGGAGGACCTGATGGATATGGAAGTGGTCCTGGATTTAGGGATGGGTATCCTGGGTATGGAGGAAGACCTGGAGGTGGCAATTTTGGAGGTGGCCCAGgttatggaggaggaggaggagagtatGGTGGTAGAGGTTCTGGATCTGGCAACCAGGGTGGGAGCTCCTGGGGTGGGTGTGGTATCTATGGAGGAAGAAATTGTGGAAGTGGAAATGACAATGATTTTGGAAATTATAACCAGCAACCTTCTAACTACGGTCCAATGAAGAGTGGAAACTTTGGTGGTAGCAGGAACATGGGGGGACCATATGGTGGAAGAAACTATGGTCCAGGAAGCAGTGAAGGAAGTGGGGGTTATGGAGGGAGAAGCCGATATTGA